From the genome of Parazoarcus communis, one region includes:
- a CDS encoding NAD(P)/FAD-dependent oxidoreductase, with amino-acid sequence MLRITELRLPLDHPEEALRSAIIERLGIAATDLLAFTVFKRSYDARKAASLSFIYTIDLTLKNEAGVLKRFAGDRHINPAPDTGYHFVGQAPATVAHRPVVVGFGPCGIFAALILAQMGFRPLVLERGKAVRERTKDTWGLWRKNVLNPESNVQFGEGGAGTFSDGKLYSQIKDPKHYGRKVLTEFVKAGAPEEIMYVSKPHIGTFRLVGMVETMRAEIEALGGEIRFQQRVTDLRIEDGQVRAVVLAGGEEIPCDHVVLALGHSARDTVEMLHERGVFMEAKPFSVGFRIEHPQSLIDRARLGKYAGHPLLGAADYKIVHHAQNGRSVYSFCMCPGGTVVAATSEPNRVVTNGMSQYSRNERNANAGIVVGITPEDYPGGPLAGIALQRELESRAFELGGGTYEAPGQLVGDFIAGRPSTALGSVEPSYKPGVKLGDLSTALPDYAIEAIREALPAFERQIKGFSMHDAVLTGVETRTSSPVRVTRGENYQSLNVKGLYPAGEGAGYAGGILSAGVDGIRVAEALAKDIIDGQQAD; translated from the coding sequence ATGCTGCGAATCACCGAGCTCAGACTGCCCCTGGACCATCCCGAGGAGGCGCTCAGAAGCGCCATCATCGAGCGGCTGGGCATTGCGGCGACCGACCTGCTCGCCTTCACCGTCTTCAAGCGCAGCTACGATGCGCGCAAGGCTGCCTCGCTGAGCTTCATCTACACCATCGATCTCACGCTGAAGAACGAAGCCGGTGTGCTGAAGCGCTTCGCCGGCGACCGCCACATCAATCCCGCCCCGGACACCGGCTACCACTTCGTCGGTCAGGCGCCGGCGACGGTCGCGCACCGTCCGGTCGTCGTCGGCTTCGGCCCCTGCGGCATCTTTGCCGCCCTGATTCTGGCGCAGATGGGGTTCAGACCGCTGGTGCTGGAACGCGGCAAGGCAGTGCGTGAGCGCACCAAGGACACCTGGGGCCTGTGGCGCAAGAACGTGCTCAATCCCGAGTCGAACGTGCAGTTCGGCGAAGGCGGTGCCGGCACCTTCTCCGACGGCAAGCTCTACAGTCAGATCAAGGACCCGAAGCACTATGGTCGCAAGGTATTGACCGAGTTCGTCAAGGCCGGCGCGCCCGAGGAGATCATGTATGTGAGCAAGCCTCACATCGGCACTTTCCGGCTGGTCGGCATGGTGGAAACCATGCGTGCCGAGATCGAGGCCCTCGGCGGCGAAATCCGCTTCCAGCAGCGCGTCACCGACCTGCGTATCGAAGACGGCCAGGTGCGCGCCGTCGTGCTCGCGGGCGGAGAAGAGATCCCCTGTGACCACGTAGTTCTGGCTCTCGGCCACAGCGCACGCGACACGGTGGAAATGCTGCATGAACGCGGTGTGTTCATGGAAGCGAAGCCGTTCTCAGTGGGTTTCCGCATCGAACATCCGCAGTCCCTGATCGACCGTGCCCGCCTCGGCAAGTATGCCGGCCACCCGCTGCTTGGCGCGGCCGACTACAAGATCGTGCACCACGCGCAGAACGGGCGCTCGGTCTACAGCTTCTGCATGTGCCCCGGCGGCACGGTGGTCGCAGCCACCTCGGAGCCGAACCGTGTGGTCACCAACGGCATGAGCCAGTACTCGCGCAACGAGCGCAATGCCAACGCAGGCATCGTGGTCGGCATCACGCCCGAGGACTATCCCGGCGGCCCGCTGGCCGGCATCGCCCTGCAGCGCGAACTGGAATCGCGCGCCTTCGAACTCGGTGGCGGCACCTATGAGGCGCCCGGTCAGCTGGTGGGTGACTTCATCGCCGGGCGGCCGTCGACGGCGCTCGGATCGGTCGAGCCCTCCTACAAGCCCGGGGTGAAGCTGGGCGACCTGTCGACCGCCCTGCCCGACTACGCAATCGAGGCCATACGCGAAGCACTGCCCGCCTTCGAGCGCCAGATCAAGGGCTTCTCGATGCATGACGCGGTACTGACCGGGGTCGAAACCCGCACCTCGTCGCCCGTGCGGGTCACCCGCGGCGAGAACTATCAGAGCCTGAACGTGAAGGGCCTCTACCCCGCGGGGGAAGGCGCAGGCTACGCCGGCGGCATCCTGTCTGCCGGTGTCGACGGCATCCGGGTTGCCGAGGCGCTCGCCAAAGACATCATCGACGGCCAGCAGGCGGACTGA
- a CDS encoding nucleobase:cation symporter-2 family protein, whose translation MSQDNPAVRLPALLYGLEDRPGTAASLLAALQHLLASIVGIVTPTLIIGGALGLGQYIPYLISMSLFVSGVSTWIQSQRVGPIGSGLLSLQGTSFAFLGSILAAGLVAKGRGDTPEQILALLFGLCLAGSLIEIVLSRFIYKLGRIITPTVTGIVITIIGLSLVKVGVTDMAGGFGAKDFGSASNMALALTVITIIIWLSFARNSMIRLSAILIGLAVGFVIAAFAGMVDFSRLGSQPFFAIPEPFRFGLAFDWALFIPIAFLYLITAIETTGDLTANSVISGEPVKGPVYMKRIKGGILGDGLNSALAAVFNTFPNTTFSQNNGVIQLTGVASRHVGKYISGLLVLLGLFPIFGAVFVLLPKPVLGGATLVLFGSIAVAGIRILSTQTIDRKAIYVMALSFGFGLGVSMVPNALSGLPDAVQKVIGSPITISGITAILLTLILPDEPPAAAHDEKVVAKPAVATN comes from the coding sequence ATGTCGCAAGACAACCCCGCTGTTCGGCTGCCCGCACTGTTATACGGGCTGGAGGATCGGCCCGGAACCGCCGCCAGTCTGCTTGCAGCGCTGCAGCACCTTCTTGCAAGCATCGTCGGCATCGTCACCCCAACGCTCATTATTGGCGGCGCACTCGGTCTTGGTCAGTACATCCCCTACCTGATCAGCATGTCGCTGTTCGTCTCCGGGGTTTCCACCTGGATTCAGTCCCAGCGTGTCGGGCCTATCGGCTCCGGTCTGCTCAGTCTTCAGGGAACGAGTTTCGCGTTTCTCGGCTCCATCCTCGCGGCCGGCCTGGTGGCAAAGGGGCGGGGCGATACGCCGGAGCAGATCCTGGCCCTGCTGTTTGGTCTCTGCCTCGCCGGCAGTCTGATCGAGATCGTTCTGAGCCGGTTCATCTACAAGCTCGGCAGGATCATCACGCCGACGGTGACGGGGATCGTGATCACCATCATCGGACTCAGTCTGGTCAAGGTCGGCGTGACCGACATGGCGGGCGGCTTCGGAGCGAAGGATTTCGGTTCTGCCTCCAACATGGCGCTGGCGCTGACGGTGATCACCATCATCATCTGGCTGAGTTTTGCGCGCAACAGCATGATCCGGCTCAGCGCAATCCTGATTGGCCTTGCGGTGGGCTTTGTGATCGCGGCGTTCGCCGGGATGGTTGACTTCTCCAGGCTTGGCAGTCAGCCGTTTTTCGCGATTCCGGAGCCGTTCAGGTTTGGTCTCGCATTCGACTGGGCGCTGTTCATCCCGATTGCGTTTCTGTACCTGATCACGGCGATCGAAACCACCGGCGATCTCACCGCAAACTCGGTGATTTCCGGTGAGCCGGTGAAGGGGCCGGTCTACATGAAGCGGATCAAGGGCGGCATCCTCGGAGATGGCCTCAACTCTGCCCTCGCAGCCGTGTTCAATACGTTCCCCAACACCACCTTCAGTCAGAACAACGGTGTGATCCAGCTCACCGGCGTGGCAAGCCGCCATGTGGGCAAGTACATCTCTGGCCTGCTGGTGTTGCTCGGCCTGTTTCCGATCTTCGGCGCGGTGTTCGTGCTGCTGCCCAAGCCGGTGCTGGGCGGTGCAACGCTGGTGCTGTTCGGTTCGATCGCAGTGGCTGGCATCCGCATCCTGTCGACGCAGACAATCGACCGCAAGGCGATCTACGTGATGGCCCTGTCCTTCGGTTTCGGTCTTGGCGTCAGCATGGTGCCGAATGCGCTGAGCGGCTTGCCGGATGCAGTGCAGAAAGTGATCGGATCGCCGATCACGATCAGTGGCATTACCGCCATCTTGCTCACGCTGATCCTGCCGGATGAGCCGCCGGCAGCGGCACATGACGAAAAGGTCGTCGCCAAGCCTGCGGTGGCAACGAACTGA
- a CDS encoding peptidoglycan-binding protein, translating to MCRLAAEAIALTYSEIVIHAGETTMAVLKRGMKGAAVKRLQRELKSRGFDPGLLDGEFGGGTEAALMAFQLSEGLLADGIAGPRTLGALDLAKRADVWPDVLPAVTVQAVSEMFPSTPIRNIRENLPPVSTALAESGLTDKPMVLMALATIRAETESFKPVPEGLSRFNTSPRGHPFDLYDARRDLGNQGAPDGERFRGRGYIQLTGRFNYARYGELLGMGDELVRKPELASDPLIAGRLLASFLKDKEARIKRALIEGDLRHARRLVNGGSHGLDRFTDAFHRGERSISDLA from the coding sequence ATGTGCAGACTTGCAGCCGAAGCGATTGCGCTGACCTATAGTGAAATCGTCATTCATGCAGGGGAGACAACGATGGCAGTGCTCAAGCGGGGAATGAAAGGCGCCGCGGTGAAGCGCCTGCAGCGCGAACTCAAGTCGAGAGGTTTCGACCCTGGACTGCTCGACGGCGAGTTCGGGGGCGGGACCGAGGCGGCACTCATGGCATTCCAGCTGAGTGAGGGCCTGCTGGCAGATGGCATTGCCGGCCCGCGAACGCTTGGGGCGCTCGACCTGGCGAAACGTGCCGACGTGTGGCCGGATGTGCTGCCCGCAGTGACGGTGCAGGCAGTGTCAGAGATGTTTCCATCGACGCCGATTCGCAATATCCGCGAGAACCTGCCGCCTGTGAGTACGGCACTGGCCGAGAGTGGTCTGACCGACAAACCGATGGTGTTGATGGCTCTGGCTACGATTCGTGCCGAGACCGAGAGTTTCAAGCCGGTGCCGGAGGGGCTTTCACGCTTCAACACCTCACCGCGTGGTCATCCCTTCGACCTCTACGACGCGCGCCGGGATCTCGGAAACCAGGGCGCACCTGACGGCGAACGTTTTCGCGGACGGGGTTACATCCAGCTCACCGGTCGCTTCAACTATGCGCGCTATGGAGAGCTGCTCGGGATGGGGGATGAACTGGTGCGCAAGCCCGAGCTTGCTTCCGACCCCTTGATTGCCGGGCGTTTGCTGGCGTCCTTTCTGAAGGACAAGGAGGCCCGGATCAAGCGCGCGCTGATCGAGGGCGATCTGCGTCACGCTCGCCGGCTGGTCAATGGCGGGAGTCACGGTCTCGACCGCTTCACGGATGCCTTTCATCGCGGCGAGCGGTCGATTTCGGACCTGGCCTGA
- a CDS encoding TonB-dependent receptor plug domain-containing protein codes for MLASLLPVLLCASSIDAFAFAEENLFFAELPIVASVSRLPQRLADASASVTVIDREMIKAIGARDLNDVFRIVPGFLTYPNNTDAARVTYHGLTNEDFSPRVQVLIDGRSQYSPLFQNGVNWATLPVALEDVERIEVVRGTNAVSYGSNAFLGVINIITVDPALVRGVSVSTNQGNQGVSDTTLRAGGRLGESGDFRFTYQEKNDTGFTDQFDWQDSFNSRLVNLNAGFWLSNSDQLQLSFGHIEATTIQGRLNKEEVNGVDVLTGGDDPGNPLRDFDQSNTYIQALWRRALGEGSDFQLRYSYAEDHGSEAHIERTDDLTWNGDDDLLYKVDAYGDVGTRHELEAQHTFSPFDATRLVWGAGYRLDSLKSDDFLYGRDTVYRRVARLFGNLEWKPAEWFTGNLGAASEYDSLGGRNFSPRLSLNFHLNPENTVRLGASRAYRTGSTVDYVGNRVLTPYSTASGTPIPAGQVYKQEFLGDPDMEQEEINTIEIGYLGDWKSLRSSLDIRVFRERIPNRMLTVNRLLPSSVCDVQDYPGTCDPTRADYTTAIQRVKIEGVEFQWRWQPFDSTRLMLGQAWTEISSTYLGSVMPGSGVTTLVRTSNQEKIDLLTRRSSPSSSTSFLLMQKLPGGLDFSLAGYWVGEMKWTRNSSVDFYRRFDARLGYPFNIGGQRGEIAYTAQSINGAHGEFKASGEPSDRVVELRHWVTLRVDL; via the coding sequence ATGCTTGCAAGTTTGCTGCCGGTCCTGCTCTGTGCCTCGAGCATCGACGCCTTCGCGTTTGCTGAAGAAAACCTGTTTTTTGCCGAGTTGCCCATCGTTGCCTCGGTCAGCCGTCTGCCACAGCGCCTTGCCGACGCATCTGCCTCGGTCACCGTGATCGATCGCGAGATGATCAAGGCGATCGGCGCGCGCGACCTCAATGATGTCTTTCGCATCGTTCCGGGCTTTCTGACCTATCCGAACAATACCGATGCGGCACGGGTCACCTACCATGGTCTGACCAATGAGGACTTCTCCCCCCGGGTGCAGGTCCTGATCGACGGGCGTTCCCAGTATTCGCCCTTGTTCCAGAACGGGGTGAACTGGGCGACGCTGCCTGTAGCGCTTGAGGACGTGGAGCGCATCGAGGTCGTGCGCGGCACCAACGCGGTCTCCTATGGTTCGAATGCATTCCTTGGTGTGATCAACATCATTACCGTCGATCCGGCCCTGGTGCGCGGTGTGTCGGTCAGCACCAATCAGGGCAACCAGGGTGTGAGCGATACCACGCTGCGAGCCGGCGGACGTCTGGGCGAGAGTGGCGATTTCCGCTTCACCTACCAGGAGAAGAACGATACTGGTTTCACCGACCAGTTTGACTGGCAGGACTCGTTCAATTCGCGTCTCGTCAACCTGAACGCCGGATTCTGGCTCAGCAACAGCGATCAGCTGCAGTTGAGCTTTGGCCATATCGAGGCCACCACGATTCAGGGGCGTCTGAATAAAGAGGAAGTCAATGGGGTTGATGTGCTCACCGGCGGCGATGACCCCGGTAATCCGCTCCGGGACTTCGATCAGTCCAACACCTACATTCAGGCTCTGTGGCGTCGTGCCCTGGGTGAGGGCTCGGATTTTCAGCTGCGCTATTCATATGCGGAAGACCACGGTTCGGAGGCCCATATCGAACGCACTGATGATCTGACCTGGAATGGGGACGACGATCTGCTCTACAAGGTCGACGCCTACGGCGATGTCGGTACCCGGCACGAACTCGAGGCGCAACACACGTTTTCCCCGTTCGACGCCACCCGTCTGGTGTGGGGCGCGGGTTACCGGCTGGACAGCCTGAAGTCGGACGATTTCCTGTATGGACGGGACACGGTCTATCGGCGTGTCGCCCGACTGTTCGGCAACCTTGAATGGAAGCCTGCGGAGTGGTTTACCGGGAACCTTGGGGCGGCGAGCGAGTACGACTCGCTTGGCGGTCGTAACTTCTCGCCGCGGTTGAGCCTCAACTTTCACCTCAACCCTGAGAACACGGTGCGCCTGGGGGCGTCCCGTGCCTATCGGACGGGCAGTACGGTTGATTACGTCGGCAACCGCGTGCTGACGCCTTACTCGACGGCGAGTGGCACGCCCATTCCGGCAGGCCAGGTCTACAAGCAGGAGTTTCTTGGCGATCCGGACATGGAGCAGGAGGAGATCAACACGATCGAGATTGGCTATCTTGGCGACTGGAAATCCTTGCGCAGCAGTCTGGACATCCGGGTGTTCAGAGAGCGGATCCCGAACCGGATGCTGACGGTGAACCGGCTGTTGCCTTCATCCGTGTGCGATGTTCAGGACTATCCCGGGACATGCGATCCGACTCGCGCTGATTATACGACTGCCATCCAGCGGGTGAAGATCGAGGGCGTTGAATTCCAGTGGCGCTGGCAGCCTTTTGATTCGACGCGGCTGATGCTCGGCCAGGCATGGACCGAGATCTCTTCGACATATCTGGGTTCGGTCATGCCGGGGTCAGGGGTGACGACTTTGGTCAGAACCAGTAATCAGGAGAAAATTGATCTGCTGACGCGTCGGTCCAGTCCCAGCAGCTCGACGTCCTTTCTGCTGATGCAGAAGCTGCCAGGCGGACTGGACTTCTCGCTGGCCGGTTATTGGGTGGGCGAGATGAAGTGGACGCGAAACAGCTCGGTCGACTTCTATCGTCGCTTCGACGCACGCCTGGGCTATCCCTTCAATATCGGCGGTCAGCGTGGCGAAATCGCGTACACCGCGCAGTCGATCAACGGCGCCCACGGCGAATTCAAGGCCAGCGGCGAGCCCTCCGACCGTGTCGTCGAGTTGCGTCACTGGGTAACGCTGCGCGTCGATCTCTGA
- a CDS encoding sigma-54-dependent transcriptional regulator — protein MSSGELKVLYVEDDDAVRAAGCQTFALADIDVEGHARAESVVARVGTATPAVLVTDVRLPGMDGMALLQRVVAIDPDLPVILVTGHGDVSMAVEAMRAGAYDFIEKPFAPEQLLDVVRRAMEKRRLVLENRALRRQLAQTTGTDGLLGNGLAMSRVRELVAELADTDVDVLVHGETGTGKERVARGLHESGRRRQGNFVAINCAALPETVFESEMFGVEPGAFTGATRSRAGKIEHANGGTLFLDEIEGMPLALQAKLLRVLQERVVERLGSNRLVPVDCRIVAATKVDLAEESKAGRFRADLYYRLNVVPLNLPPLRERREDIPLLFNAFCLQAAERYRRPQPPVLPAVVDWLMSCDWPGNVRELQHAAERYVLGVWRPGSGGAPSGETLPQRVAAFELRLIESALERTLGDVASAAEALGVPRKTLYDKLAKLGVDAARFRGTMAQTGLPDGR, from the coding sequence ATGAGTAGCGGGGAGTTGAAGGTGCTGTACGTCGAGGACGACGATGCGGTGCGGGCGGCCGGATGCCAGACCTTTGCATTGGCCGACATCGACGTGGAGGGCCACGCCCGCGCAGAGTCGGTCGTCGCGCGCGTGGGGACTGCGACGCCCGCAGTGCTGGTGACCGATGTGCGCCTGCCGGGCATGGATGGCATGGCGCTGCTGCAGCGGGTTGTGGCCATCGACCCTGACCTGCCGGTAATCCTTGTGACCGGTCATGGTGACGTGTCGATGGCGGTTGAGGCCATGCGAGCCGGCGCCTATGACTTCATCGAGAAACCCTTTGCGCCCGAGCAACTGCTGGATGTCGTCCGCCGTGCGATGGAGAAGCGTCGCCTGGTGCTGGAGAATCGCGCATTGCGCAGGCAGCTTGCGCAGACGACGGGTACTGACGGCCTGCTTGGAAATGGCCTGGCGATGAGCCGGGTGCGCGAGTTGGTCGCCGAACTGGCCGACACCGATGTGGATGTGCTGGTGCATGGTGAAACCGGTACGGGCAAGGAGCGTGTTGCCCGCGGCCTGCACGAGTCCGGTCGCCGACGGCAGGGCAATTTCGTTGCGATCAATTGTGCGGCTCTGCCCGAAACCGTGTTCGAGAGCGAAATGTTCGGGGTGGAGCCGGGGGCCTTTACCGGCGCCACACGCAGCCGCGCGGGAAAGATCGAACACGCCAATGGCGGCACCCTGTTTCTCGATGAAATCGAGGGCATGCCGCTGGCGCTGCAGGCAAAGCTCCTGCGTGTGTTGCAGGAGAGGGTCGTCGAGCGCCTTGGCTCCAACCGCCTTGTTCCCGTTGATTGCCGCATCGTCGCCGCCACCAAGGTCGATCTGGCCGAGGAAAGCAAGGCCGGCCGCTTTCGGGCCGATCTCTACTATCGTCTGAATGTCGTTCCGCTCAACCTGCCGCCCCTGCGCGAGCGGCGCGAAGACATTCCCCTGCTGTTCAACGCGTTCTGTCTTCAGGCGGCCGAGCGTTACCGTCGTCCGCAGCCGCCGGTCCTGCCGGCAGTGGTCGACTGGCTGATGAGCTGCGACTGGCCGGGCAATGTGCGGGAGCTGCAGCACGCGGCTGAACGCTACGTGCTTGGTGTGTGGCGGCCCGGGTCGGGAGGCGCGCCGTCAGGCGAAACCTTGCCGCAGCGGGTCGCGGCATTCGAACTGCGCCTGATCGAAAGCGCGCTTGAAAGAACGCTCGGGGATGTTGCAAGTGCTGCCGAGGCACTTGGTGTGCCGCGCAAGACACTCTATGACAAGCTCGCAAAGCTTGGCGTGGATGCGGCCAGGTTTCGTGGAACGATGGCCCAGACAGGGCTTCCGGATGGGCGTTGA
- a CDS encoding sensor histidine kinase, whose product MFLRISSSWWTPRVRGGALILAILPLLWFGYQWRLQSGMDELESSAGQRLALLSASLDSELQRYESLPVVLAQHPGLRELLAHANDPRRVDLANRLLEQVNERTGAGVLYLIDPSGRTLAASNWQLPESFVGENYAFRPYFKDALRGDSGAFFAVGATTRIPGFFIAHPVLDGTSVVGVLAVKVELTLLERTWAESGESIMVVDRHGVVALSSRSEWKFSTLAPLSEASRQALSSTRQYFTERLEPLPLVWREANRLRLDGKAFVVRQQDLGWADWRMMIMLDTAPATEAARVEILAAALALCVLGVAGMYWAQRARRIRERLAAQAVLERTVAERTADLAATNAQLLREVGERAAAEKKLRGAQRALIDANRLAALGQMAAGVAHELNQPLAAMRAFAGNGLTFLERGRYEPLGDNLKQMIGLVERMARLTAQLKVFASRQQSVRGSAPAAQTVRTVVGWLAHRIDAGGVDLKTYAEDIALPLQPQALEQVLLNLIGNALDALVGRSGAEIEVWVGKRGSALVLEVADNGPGIDPALREKITQPFFSTKPLGQGLGLGLAIVSDLVVAAGGQITFDQRQAGGAVVRASWPTGSDVDDESRDQELRA is encoded by the coding sequence ATGTTCCTTCGCATCTCATCATCGTGGTGGACGCCCCGGGTTCGTGGCGGGGCGCTGATCCTGGCCATCCTGCCGCTGCTGTGGTTCGGGTATCAGTGGCGGCTGCAGTCGGGCATGGACGAGCTCGAAAGCAGCGCCGGACAGCGTCTGGCGCTGCTGTCGGCCAGCCTGGACTCCGAACTGCAGCGTTATGAAAGTCTGCCCGTGGTGCTCGCACAGCATCCTGGCTTGCGCGAGCTTCTGGCGCATGCGAACGATCCACGCCGGGTCGATCTCGCCAACCGCCTGCTGGAGCAGGTAAACGAGCGAACGGGGGCCGGGGTGTTGTATCTGATCGACCCATCCGGTCGCACGCTGGCGGCCAGCAACTGGCAGCTTCCGGAGAGCTTCGTCGGAGAGAACTACGCTTTCCGACCCTACTTCAAGGATGCACTGAGGGGCGACTCCGGTGCGTTTTTCGCCGTCGGGGCGACCACGCGCATTCCAGGCTTCTTCATTGCGCATCCGGTGCTTGATGGCACGAGCGTCGTTGGTGTGCTTGCGGTCAAGGTCGAGCTCACGCTACTTGAACGTACCTGGGCAGAGAGCGGTGAGTCGATCATGGTCGTGGACCGCCATGGCGTGGTGGCGCTGTCTTCACGCAGTGAATGGAAGTTCTCCACCCTCGCACCGTTGTCCGAAGCATCGCGACAGGCGCTGAGCAGTACCCGCCAGTACTTTACCGAGCGCCTTGAGCCGCTGCCCCTGGTGTGGCGGGAGGCCAACCGGCTGCGTCTTGATGGAAAGGCCTTCGTGGTCAGGCAGCAGGACCTGGGCTGGGCAGACTGGCGCATGATGATCATGCTCGATACGGCGCCGGCGACCGAGGCTGCACGAGTGGAAATCCTTGCGGCTGCCTTGGCGCTATGCGTGCTTGGCGTGGCTGGCATGTACTGGGCACAGCGTGCGCGCCGCATCCGCGAACGCCTTGCGGCGCAGGCCGTGCTGGAGCGCACGGTGGCCGAACGCACGGCGGATCTTGCCGCCACCAATGCGCAACTGCTGCGTGAAGTGGGAGAGCGAGCCGCGGCGGAAAAGAAGCTGCGTGGGGCGCAGCGCGCACTGATCGATGCCAACCGGCTGGCCGCCCTGGGACAGATGGCGGCCGGTGTGGCGCATGAACTGAATCAGCCATTGGCCGCAATGCGAGCATTTGCTGGCAATGGACTGACCTTTCTGGAGCGCGGCAGGTATGAGCCGCTGGGCGACAACCTGAAGCAGATGATCGGTCTGGTAGAGCGCATGGCACGGCTCACGGCCCAGCTCAAGGTCTTTGCTTCCCGTCAGCAGTCGGTGCGTGGCTCTGCGCCTGCGGCACAGACCGTGCGCACCGTGGTTGGCTGGCTGGCCCACCGGATTGATGCGGGAGGGGTCGATCTGAAAACCTACGCGGAGGATATCGCGCTGCCGCTGCAGCCTCAGGCGCTCGAGCAGGTCTTGCTGAATCTGATTGGCAATGCGCTGGATGCGCTCGTCGGTCGATCGGGTGCCGAGATCGAGGTCTGGGTGGGGAAACGTGGTAGCGCACTGGTGCTTGAAGTCGCGGACAATGGCCCTGGTATCGATCCCGCCTTGAGAGAGAAGATCACCCAGCCGTTCTTTTCCACCAAACCGCTTGGCCAGGGGCTGGGGCTGGGTCTGGCCATCGTCAGCGATCTGGTGGTGGCTGCGGGCGGACAGATCACGTTCGACCAGCGTCAGGCGGGAGGTGCAGTCGTCCGTGCGAGCTGGCCGACAGGGTCGGATGTGGATGACGAAAGCAGGGATCAGGAGTTGAGAGCATGA
- a CDS encoding DUF1850 domain-containing protein — MGVCLATAVAAVTLAANSFTLGWTHSIEKILWEEDWRVENTVLVLESVRVRGYGAGMEPAPEAVLHDGVWEWHPRTTHERLRLTRSGFTADYQWCAEGTACVPMSAVLPSDGGVTELRACDAWPAGRP, encoded by the coding sequence ATGGGTGTCTGCCTCGCAACGGCGGTGGCCGCGGTAACGCTCGCGGCCAACAGCTTTACCCTCGGGTGGACGCACTCGATCGAGAAAATCCTGTGGGAAGAGGACTGGCGGGTGGAAAACACCGTGCTGGTGCTCGAATCGGTCCGGGTGCGTGGTTACGGCGCTGGAATGGAACCGGCGCCGGAGGCGGTGTTGCATGACGGGGTATGGGAATGGCATCCCCGCACTACTCACGAGCGCTTGCGCCTGACCCGCTCCGGCTTTACCGCTGATTACCAGTGGTGTGCCGAAGGCACTGCCTGTGTGCCGATGTCGGCAGTGCTGCCCTCCGACGGCGGGGTGACCGAGCTTCGTGCCTGTGATGCGTGGCCGGCCGGCAGGCCCTGA